The genomic interval acatacacacccacacacaccaatataTAATTCTCAGTTATGGATTAAGCTATTAATACCACTATTATCTACTGCAAGGGGAAGTGCCGAAATACACGGAAAACTCAGGAATGGCAAACatgacacatatatatatatatatatatatatatatatatatatatatatatatatatatatatatatatatatatatatatatattatactcccccccccccccccccccccccccccccccccctaaaacgAAAAGAGCCAAGAGTCTTCCAGAATATAAATCTTTTAAATTTGAAGATGCAGAGGCCGGTGTCTACAACTGACATTTGGAACCATTATCATGTCAAGTGGAACAATAAGGAATGAAGAAGTGTAAAAAGATTTTTCTCTTGTAGTTCTCCACGGAGACCGCTAGGGGGTGCTTTAGTTCTCTCCCTCGCCGGCTCACCCTCTTCTGCCGTGTTGTCAGTGTTGTCAGCCGTCCATAGctgtaaacaacaaaaacacaggaCGTTATGATATGGGGTATGAAGGCAAGgatagggttaggattaggctAGCCCTGGTTGCTAAAGCGCAAAGGTACTGCCTCAACCCAACCTGCCTCTTCattatggcccaatcccatttctaccccttacgccttcccttaccccttccccttaccccttcaaaacaagggggagggggaaggagcaggggtaaggggtagaaatgggattggcctATCTGTCTCTGTATTGACTGTCcgtcgttttggataaaagtgtgcaCTAGCTTACTGAATTATTCCATCTTCACAATAAGCACTTGAACACCACTGTTGTATGACATGTATACGTCTCATATCACAGCTATGTTACTGTAGCCTCGTGAGACCATCCTGAACTTTAGAGGTCACGTTCTGCAGAATTTATCAATCAATTGTTGCACTCGAGGGAAGCGCAGTAATCGATGGAGCAAAAAATACGGTTTATTTCACAATATAAACAATAATTGAAGGGTGAAAAGTTATTTGCATGGTGTTCTTTCAACAATGTTAGGCTGCTCCCATATTTGGAAATCGATAGCTTCCCAGCCGaagccagacacacactgcGAACGCAAGCGGGAATATCTGGATGTCCTCAGGAGGCTAATGTTACTGGGTGGATAAGCGTCATACGGCAGACAAGCAGCCTCACCGTCAGGTTGTCTCGGAGGAGTTGCATGATCAGGGTGCTGTCCTTATAGGTGTCCTCGGCCAGGCTGTCCAGCTCCGTGATGGCATCGTCAAACGCCTCCAGGCACAAAACAACACTCAGTCAACCACATAGAAACGCTACCATTACTTAGCGTGCAGCTATTTGCTAATACAAGCAACCCCCGTCTACAACTCTTTTCCTAGCCATCACGGCCGACTGCATCGCCTTCCCACCTTTGATTTGAGCGACATGTACGTGTCACGGCTCTGCAACCATGGCACCGGCTGATGTTGCAGACCACCGGTTCAGTCGGTTAGGTGCTGCTGTTACCAGAGCGTGTTTAGGCCTTAAGAGACCAACTATGAATGTGCATGTACAGCTGCATGCGCTGGGACTAACGTTCATAGAAACAGTGTTGTGCAACAACTGCCCCTTTATATTTAGTTGGATCCATGGATTACGTGCCCCTCACCTTTTTTGGCCAGGGTGCAGGCCTTGTCTGGGGCGTTGAGGATCTCGTAATAGAAGACGGAGAAGTTGAGGGCCAGGCCCAGCCGGATGGGGTGGGTGGACGTCATTTCCTTAGTGCTGATGTCCAACGCACTCTGGTAGGCTGCCTGGGACTGGCTTATCGTCTCTgcagggacacacgcacacagttacTTGTTTTTGGGAAACCAAGTGTTTTTCTGCCATTGAGTGAAGGACCAAAATAATTTGGCCCCCGTGTGACCTCAAAATGGTTCAGTCTGTTGGTGTGGCGTCAAAGGTGCATTGGCGGTGGAAGTAGGACTGTATTTCTCTCACCTTGCTTTGCGTCTTCAGACTCGACCTCGGCCAGGTATCTGAAGTAGTCGCCCTTCATCTTCAGGTAGAACACCTGCTTTCTGCGTTGGCAGAGTCGGCAGTTGGTTGATGAGATATTTGTCCAGCAGTTCCTGGGAGACACAGAGCATTGAGAACCAGCTTAAAAAAGTGAAGTTTTTAAACCACAACAGAATCGGACGTTGCTAGAAATGGCATAGCCATCCATCCGCTATAAGGGAGTGACATGCTCAATGTCAAAGGTCGGTGGTCGATTTTAAACCACTCCTGGCTTGTACCTgacaatcagggcatctcttccccaATTGGTTCAGGgtatccatcttgcctgtcaatcacatgctTGCACACAGCATTATCTTAGAACCCTCACAAGTGCGTGAATGCAACACTTCAAAATGGCTGAACAACATCAGGAGGGAGGAAGTGTGCAGGGAGGAGGGTGtgttggagaggagggagagaggacacgtaacagggagggagggagggagggtgcgtaacagggagggagggaggacaagTAACAGGGGGGAGGGCGTgttacagggagggagggagggttacagagagggagggagggagcgttacagagagagggagggagggttacagagagggagggagggttacagagagggagggagggttacagagagggagggagggttacagagagggagggagggttacagagagggatgggagggagcgttacagggagggagggagggagcgttacagggagggagggagggagcgttacagggagggagggagggttacagagagggagggagggttacagagagggagggagggttacagagagggagggagggttacagagagggagggagggttacagagagggagggagggttacagagagggagggagggttacaGAGAGAGGAGTTACAAGCGAGGAGGGCCAGGGAAGGGAGCGTTACAGAGGACAAGGGGAGGCAtcgggaggagtgggggagggagggagggagggagcgttacagggagggagggaggggagcgtttacagggagggagggagggagcgttacaggagggaggggagggagggaggagcgttacagggagggaggagtgttacagagagggaggggagcgttacagggagggagggagggagcgttacagggagggagggagtgttaCAGCAGCTTCAAGTAGCTTCCAATCTCCCACTCTGACCGGCAGTGGGCATTAATAGAGGCGCTTCAGGAAGTGGGGCCAGAGGGATTGTTCTGCTGCTGCAATGCGAGTGAAATGTGAAAGCAGAGCGGGAAGTTTACAGAGGCAGAGGTGCCGGGGGCAGAGTGTCTTGTGAGGAATGCCAGAGAGGGAAGTGGTGAGGGCCCGTGAAGGTCCTGCAGAGCAGATCCTACCGTGTCCTCGAGGGATCTGTGACCCATCACCAGACACCTAGATATGTCTGTGTAGGCTGTGGCTACTCTCTGTGGTATTTCTAAAACTAGGCAATAAGGCCCATTAACCTAACCCAATTTTGATTGAATGCTTTGATTGTCTGTTCACGGACTCcaattgtaagttgctttgtaTAATGAAAGAGTTAATTAATGATTCAATGTAAATGCCCCATCTACTATCTAATGCATCATCTACTGGTAGTGGCAATCATCAATGTCATTGTAAAAGAAATCCAAACCGAAAGCAATCAGTAAGAGAAAGTGTTGTACCCAATAGTATGTGCCATATACTTTAAATAGCCGCACAAAATAGGGCAGCCTCCAAACCGTGTCACTCCTGCACGAATCAAAGCGAACCCAACGCACCACAGCAGAAACGAAAGAGATGCTATTCTTTCTAAAAAGGAAACGAGAGAGGACTTCCTGTTTGGGTGGTTGGGGTACTCAAAGAGACAACAGAGAGTAACCGTTATCCAATCCCTTCCTCTTACTGGCCCTTCTAGTgatggtggaggtagtggggaAGCTACCATAAAAACACTTTAGTTATGTAATCCCAGCCTTTCTCCCCACTCActcacccaaccccccccccccccttttttccGCATCAAAACGCACTCTACTAGGCAGACAGATGGCCTGGGGGGCAGCTAGAGTGCATACCATCTAGATTCTATGCCATAGATGGACGAGATGGGTGAGCTGGCCTGCTTGTTGTTTCTGGATGCATGCGTGAGTCGAAACACAGGCGGCAGGAAACACTATCAAGGCGTGGCTTAACCCTGATGCCATTTGACGGGGAAGGATTTATGTAAGGAATAAACCTTGCCCTGGCTTTCCCGTCATTGGCCTATAATGAACGACCAGGGTGGTGATGCGGGCCCAGGCCAGACTTGGAGTACTTGACTTTCATATACAACGTTTGTTTTCTTATTGACTTAAGCAGCTGAATTGTAACATTCATCTGAGGCGCCTTGAGCATTTTGTTTGCCACACCCGGTCGCAGGTGTGGCAGTCATTGAGAAATAACCCATAACCTTTAAAGGTTATTGACTAATTAGAGTGAAGTCTTCAACAATGCTGTCTGCTATACAATTTGTAAAAGCACGATAAGCTAACAGACTGCCCAGGAAGTGTTCACTgatggtgggtgggtggattgAAGGGTCCAGGGTTCACAGGAAGGGGCTGCATTTGCTTTCACACCCAAAACACACCTGGGCCAGAAAGCTGGCTGAAGCCGCGTGTACataaacacccccccacccccccccccccccccccctcccatcagcacccagcgcaacacacacaaactcatagcAACCAACACCACAACGCGTCATCACAGCCCTGGAATGTATTTCATGTCATGGTGCTGAAGCAATGGTGGAACGTGAATTGGGGAAGTTCTGTTATAGATTCAGTGCCTACTGTGGCATACCACACCCACCGATAGTAAATGTCGTATAAAACATTTACTGTTACACAACCTAGTGTAAAGGGAGTCCGTCTGGCTGTGTTGAATCACAAGCGGAACGCTTCCCTGTTAACCTCGGAAATTATTTGGGGATTTACTGGCAACTGTTTTGTTCCAACACGACAAACAACACCCATCTGGTGTCCAGGGAATTCAAACAAACACTTCTACAGCATTTATGACCCAAAccacccccttctccctctagACATTGCATTCCAACCCGTAGCTCTGGGTGGTTCCGGCCCCTGACTCCCCATTATCAGCCCCATGACTCCCATTATCAGCCCCATGACTCCCCATTATCAGCCCCATGACTCCCCATTATCAGCCCCATGACTCCCCATTATCAGCCCCATGACTCCCCATTATCAGCCCCATGACTCCCCATTATCAGCCCCATGACTCCCCATTATCAGCCCCATGACTCCCCATTATCAGCCCCATGACTCCCCATTATCAGCCCCATGACTCCCCATTATCAGCCCCATGACTCCCCATTATCAGCCCCATGACTCCCCATTATCAGCCCCATGACTCCCCATTATCAGCCCCATGACTCCCCAATATCAGCGCCTGACTCCTTGACACCCAAAGCATGAAGACCCCAAACGTACATGAAGCAGAGCTGTCCACACAGCCACGCATAAACATCTCTTCTTCCTCCGCCCGCAGCACCCACACCCCTCCGATCCTATAAAAAGGTACACGCGAGAATAGATAATAGTCAGAACTAATGTACGTCCTGTATTCGGTTTTCGGTTTACTTCCCCTGAACTGAATATTGATGCCCATTCTTGTACCAAGTACTTTCAGCTCCCAATGGCAGACAGTGATTGCAGAAACTGTGGTTGTAGTGGGCAGTCTCTGAAAGGAAATTATGCTTGTTGGTACTTGGCATGCTTAAAAATTTAATCCTCTTAAATTCAGAGCTTCTGCTGTATAGAAACTTCCACTTAACAAGCAGTTATGTGCGTGTCCATACACGTTCCTCACATGCATGCCAGCCAACACAATCATAGTTCACTTGGGGCCAGGACTGGCCTAGGCTTGAGCAGCCGTAGAGAAGGCTGGTTTGAAGCAGCATTAGTGGCTCCTGTGGAGGTAGTGTGTAGTGAGGATCTGGGCCAGAACCAACCCAGAACCAATCCAACCAGAAGGACGAGCTGCCTAGGGCCTCTTCCCTGGCAAGCTGCTGCTCGCAATAGGAATTCCTTGGCAAGACAGGTAGTGGTGAGAAAATCATTTGCTGTATTTGCACAGCACCGATCTGTTTTGTGTTCCTCTTTAAAAATGTCCCGTTAAATGACAGGCTGCATTCACCAAAAAGGAAACCGCACCCGGTTTCCAATGAGACTGAACTGCGACATAAGCTTTCACATGAACGAGTTGTCATGTGAACCATGCAGGGATTCTGACTAATACATGAATCATCTTCATGGCCATGTTTGCCCTTTGAGTTATTAACATTGTTCTGTTGCTTTAAAATTTGACTGTAGACTCGGGTATAACTCATTTGATTTCAGGGAAGAGAAATGGCATATATTGCCAGTAAACTTCTTTTATATTTTGTGAAGTGAAGCTTTATTATAGGTTGTTTGATAAGAATGCAGGAAACTGACGAATCTAGCTGCGAGATGTTCCTGTTTGTTGGTGAACTGCACATATTCAAGTGGCCATCTCAATCTCTTTCGTTCTCCTTTGCAGCACCAATGGCGGAAAAAAATTACCTTGCTACACACAAGTAACTTGTAGAGCAAGTCTGTGGTGGAAGCTGAGCCATGCCCCTATCTGGCGGAACGATCACTGCTGGGTGATGCGAAACACGTCCTAATTGTGCATCGCTTTTGATTCGTATGCATGGCGAAAATGGCACCAGTGACGCCCAGTTCGTAAATTGCATAATACTGCAATTGCAAGGGCTTTCTCCAGACCTCAAAGAGGACCTCAAACTGGTTTCAACCTTGACTGACAGCTTAACCGGTTCTCTCAAATGGCTTTGTAAGGCCCGCCCACATGGctacccactctctccttcaccTTCCCGGCAGGAGGATTTAAAGcaagaagaaaaaaactaacTGAATTTATGAACATGTATCCCATACATTTACATAACCCCCCGCACACCTAGataagggagagggagcgaccAACTGTTAGTCGGAGCAGGTTCTCTCtcctcaaccccaccccccaATTCTTCAACAAAAGAGCAGGCAGAAAGCACATATCACACACtgcctccagctcctctttACCAGGGGACTTTCAGCTGGATACTGGCCccttgcccccccaccccacccccccaaacaACACCACTGCTACTGTGGTGGGCTCCGGCAACATCCACGTGCACATCACGCTCCGCAACAGCCAGCACCAGGCTGGCCTCCAGCTTCGCTGTGCGCAAAGTACACCGTCTATTTTTAAAAGAATCATAGCCTTATTCTCCTCAAATGCCTTCCCGACCGGCGACTTTGATATTCAATAGCACAGAGGCTCTGTGAAGACACTTCCGTTACCACTGCTCAGAAACCAGTGGTAAATCTTTTACTGGGGCCGCTAGATCATCTTATGGGGAACAACAGTAAGCCGATTTCAATAGTGTTCCTGTAACGAAATACGCAAAACAAATAATGCATTCTAACGGTAAATCTTGGATCAGACAACGATGTCACTGCAACCTCTATTCATTTccttgtattaaaaaaaaaaaaagggttgatTTCTCCTACCGCAGCTATGTAAAAATAGATTTTAAAGtatgcctccacacacacactgccaaatAATGGAAATGGTGTTAGAGAGCAGAGATAATTAATCCACGTGGCTTGGAGCCAGCCAGCCTCCCAACCGCCCCATGGCCCAGTTCTTCTGCTGCTCTGCCTTATTTAACCTAGAAAACCTCCCCTCTCTGCTGCCACTACACTACAACCAGATCTCACAACCAATCCATGTACTCGTTATACCAGAGCAATTACCCAAACACTTTCATTTCAAACCGCCAGATCCTTAACAGTTGGCCCTTGCTAGGCTATTCCTTTACCTACTAACCTTTGGTGAGATTTTTGTTGCCCTTCATTTCCGGGGTACAGTCAGAAAAGGTTTTTGTCCCACAAGGGGCAAGGCTAGTGCCTAGTGCTAGCCACTACACCAAGACCCTTGTAAAAAAAGAGGCTAAATGGAAACGCCAAAACCAAACAGCAAGCAACAAGGCTAACAACCCGGATCATCCCTGNNNNNNNNNNNNNNNNNNNNNNNNNNNNNNNNNNNNNNNNNNNNNNNNNNNNNNNNNNNNNNNNNNNNNNNNNNNNNNNNNNNNNNNNNNNNNNNNNNNNTTACTATTCAGCTCCTGAGATCAGTGCAATGAATTGCAGGCATAGGCCTACTAAGAAGCATCATGTAAGCTCAACCCTAAAATATACTATATCACGCTTTCACTAGAAGGCATGTCCTAACCTTTAACTCAGGATTCAGGGAAAATACAAGGAaactaggacacacacacacacacacacacacacacacacacacacacacacacacacacacacacacacacacacacacatcatgctcGTGTCATGGGATTTTGCACTGTCCTCTCAGATTTGAGTTGGTGCTGGTCTAACTCATTCATTTGATTATGAAAGAGGATATGAGCGTTCACATACAATGCTGGTATGTTATCTAGGTCATACTCAAACGCACTGTATGCATTGCTTGAACGCGTAACCAGGAAACATACCATCATAGACTGCTAATCTGGATTGCAAAATGTTCTAGATAATATTGACAACTAATTTCCGAAGCTTCCAACTGTCTAACAAGTTaacaaaattattattatgggatggaagTGACAACAAATTAAGCAATAGTTCAGTTTAAGGATTACTCATGGAGTTTTAAGTCATGTTTGGTCCAAGGAgaatttttctctctctctctctctctctctctctctctctctctctctctctctctctctcccttctttgtGGGGGCCGTTCTCCTGTGTTGTTGAAGTCCAGGTATGCGGGCGAATCTTGCACCTCACAATTTCTAACGGCCACACACGCCGACGATACAGCCTCTTCTAACAGACGTGTCACATTTACTACAGAGACGAGACAATGCGCCTGAGAAAAACACAGGCCGGGCAACGCTTATTGTAGGCCTAGCGTGCTCAGCTTGGAAGAAAACAAACAGTTGCATAAACATTATCAATTCATGTCTCCATCGTTTGAATAATGATGAATGTAATTACATACATTTAATTATATAGGATTTCACAACTGGTGGCGGAAGTTTTAAATTCACCTTGTTGGACAaaaagtgagtgtgtttgtttgtttgaagccAAATCACCATTGATGGTAGGTTGACACCCCATAATACTCTTTCAACAGCCCTATATACTATATTTGCGTGTGGTTGCATGCATATCTAAGTAAgtgcataagtgtgtgtttgcgtgcatgtgtgcatgtgtgtgtgtgtgtgtgtgtgtgtgtataatataataatattatattaattttGCATTCAGTTCCGCCACCCAGCTCgcatttagaaccaagatggaatCACGATGGCCTCTAGGTGAATAAGGTCCATTCCAAGATTGTTCAAAACATTCCCAGTACCAGACACAAACCACACAAACCAAATTTAGACCATGTGATGCCATGACCTCCCATTGAGGTGCCTCTGGTGGAGCTGGTTGCCACGGAGACGAGTTCTTACCACAAGTCACTGAAGTGCGCCGTGGCAGGGTGAGCACTTGATTAGCCGCTTACCCCAAGGCTGTCTGTTTGgtgtgaagggagagagagagagagagagagagagagagagagagagagagagagatagcgagagagagagagctgaagaaTGGGAGAAAGTGGGCAGTGACACTGTCTTGGGAGTTTGACCCCGAACCCAAAGGTACTTGGTTCAATCCCCTATAATGCAACAAACTGTCTAACCGGacggcatccttgagcaagatgctacCACATTCCTGatccataatgacctgtatctctATTCAGCATAAACTAAATGATGGCTGTAGTAGAAACAACATTctaaattaaaaatatttttttgttgttcgtCGTACACACCTTACAGAACAACAAGTAGAAGTCATGAATTGCCATGAAGTAGTTGAATACGCAACATTGGTCTGGCCTTGATCCGTCTGAAGCCTTATTTTAATAATGTTAAATTGCCAGGACCAAGACATGCTTTGAGGCTTTATTCAGAGAATATGTTTTTGCCTTACCTTCAACCAGATTCGGTAATGGGCGTTCTCTAATGTGAGTACAACAATTTGTTTTTAAAACTAGAACGTTTTTTACTACTACAGCGATTATCTAGCTTGTACCAAATAGAGATACAGAGGAAGAGTGTCAATCTGATGGGCCAGACTCTtttcagactttttttttaaacgtgaTATATGACAATATTTGGGAGTCAATTGGTGCCAAATCACTGCCAACGCATAAGTGCATATCTGAATGGTCTCAAGAGGTGCAGACTATAACTGGGACGTATTAAAGTTCTGATTCTTATTCTGGTGGTCGGTCGGTAAAGGGCCGAAGGGACAAAGCGAACAAAGATGGCGGGCAGGAAGAGGAACCGGTCTCTTAGTATAGACTTCTCCATTGGGAGCAAGTAGTTAAAGTAAGCAAGACcggaaacaggaagtgaagaGATGGGATGAGATGGAAggaaatattattgtatgtggCTTGAGAATGGAGTGCCCCTGTACATAGAGGGTATTTTTAGGCCAGTCACAGAGTGAGAGGAGAAAACAggggaaacaggaagtgatgttgtGGCAAAATAGTGAAAAGGAAGGAGGATGTTGAACCCCCGATCATCCAGGCCatgatgatgtcacttcctggtTGATACCGAGAAAAGGGTTACCTCTTGTGTcatggaagaaaaaaataataaaagaaacagGTTTATGAAAAGTGGCTCATGGGTAATGGGTGAACGCATGTTAACAATACATCCACCCTGTTGTATGACACTCCTTAGACCCGCCTTTGCTCAAGTGGGTGTGTggatttgggtgtgtgtgtgtgtgtgtgtgtgtgtgtgtgtgtgtgtgtgtgtgtgtgtgtgtgtgtgtgtgtgtgtgtgtgtgtgtgctgaaagAGGACCCTTGTGAAGAAGGAATGTCCCTCAACTCGTTTTTGTAACATTTTagctgctttctctctctttatctctttacCCTCTCTAttactttccctccctctctttctctcacacataacCGACcaaccatacacaaacacacacacgcacacagacacacaccaacacccacaaaTGCATACGTACACAGTCACGTTAAAGatacacacctcacacacacacacacacacgcgcacagacacgcgcacacacacacacacacacacacacaagaatagtGTGATATTGAGACAACCTGCAATGGAAAACCATCGAGTAGGTGGAAGCTACAGCTTTATCATCGTgaatacacaggcacacacacacacacagacacacagtagtCCCTCCTGCCCCCACAccatcactcctcctcctccacacacgggatagaggaggagggagagagcgagcctAGGCCCTCATTACGCAACAGGTGGGCGacaactacccacaatcctctccTTCAGGGTAGTGCAGCTCCTCGGGGGCTCCATGCAAGCTGGTGGTTTAAAGGAGCAGGAACGCCGGGGCTGTGCTCCCATTGTGTTGATGtctaatgattattattagggctTCCTGGTTATGATGGTGATGAATATTAAGTACTGGGTAAGTA from Gadus macrocephalus chromosome 21, ASM3116895v1 carries:
- the LOC132449455 gene encoding LOW QUALITY PROTEIN: 14-3-3 protein beta/alpha-like (The sequence of the model RefSeq protein was modified relative to this genomic sequence to represent the inferred CDS: deleted 1 base in 1 codon) yields the protein MLCVSQELLDKYLINNCRLCQRRKQVFYLKMKGDYFRYLAEVESEDAKQETISQSQAAYQSALDISTKEMTSTHPIRLGLALNFSVFYYEILNAPDKACTLAKKAFDDAITELDSLAEDTYKDSTLIMQLLRDNLTLWTADNTDNTAEEGEPARERTKAPPSGLRGELQEKNLFTLLHSLLFHLT